From a region of the Actinomadura luzonensis genome:
- a CDS encoding response regulator transcription factor, with protein sequence MGGARVLVVEDDEVIGAELVEALRAGGYEPAWARTGGGALDDAVAVPPDLILLDLGLPDADGVSVCRRLRAVLPGAVIVVLTARTEEFEVVVALDAGADDYLTKPFRLTELLARLRAHLRRQAPAAEGRSVSVGRLRLDLPARRAYVGGEEMALRPKEFDLLAALAGRAGEVVTREQLMDEVWDENWFGPTKTLDVHVFALRRKLADHGEDPARITTLRGRGYRYENDA encoded by the coding sequence ATGGGCGGGGCACGGGTGCTGGTCGTCGAGGACGACGAGGTGATCGGCGCGGAGCTGGTGGAGGCGCTGCGGGCCGGCGGCTACGAGCCCGCCTGGGCCCGTACCGGGGGCGGGGCGCTGGACGACGCCGTCGCCGTGCCGCCCGACCTGATCCTGCTGGACCTGGGCCTGCCGGACGCCGACGGGGTGTCGGTGTGCCGGCGGCTGCGGGCCGTCCTGCCGGGCGCGGTGATCGTGGTGCTGACCGCCCGCACCGAGGAGTTCGAGGTGGTGGTGGCGCTGGACGCGGGCGCCGACGACTACCTCACCAAGCCGTTCCGGCTGACCGAGCTGCTGGCCCGGCTGCGCGCCCACCTGCGCAGGCAGGCCCCGGCGGCGGAGGGGCGGTCGGTCAGCGTGGGGCGGCTCCGGCTCGACCTGCCGGCCCGCCGCGCCTACGTCGGCGGGGAGGAGATGGCGCTGCGGCCGAAGGAGTTCGACCTGCTGGCGGCGCTCGCCGGTCGCGCCGGTGAGGTGGTCACCCGCGAGCAGCTCATGGACGAGGTGTGGGACGAGAACTGGTTCGGGCCGACCAAGACGCTCGACGTGCACGTGTTCGCGCTGCGGCGCAAGCTGGCCGACCACGGCGAGGACCCGGCCCGCATCACCACCCTGCGCGGCCGCGGCTACCGCTACGAGAACGACGCCTAG
- a CDS encoding glycosyltransferase family 4 protein has product MTSAVRAGGAPPLLALAGLGTALPAGFAARAPGWTGADADLGGVVLAHRAPWATAVARVLDAGFGAATGLVLVAALVLALAATRRMRAAWRSLAVVVAGWGPVPLVRAAVARPRPPAAHALVLEQGPHGYPSSHVCLTLSLVIACALLAGSAVPLVLRADRLGALALRLDNRRRSWRAGPPDARRVTILLLHAYGMGGTIRTAFNLAAVLAGDHDVEIVSVTRTRDRPFFPIPPGVRVSFLTGRRAPWPARWRSRLIPRQETAYDKFDLRTDVALARFLRGLRGGVLITTRPGLNLAAALLAPPGVIVIGQEHVGFGTHKPAVRRLIARRYGRLDALVTLTRADLHAYRAALGPGAPRHLLRIPNAVPPVRGGPSPLTGKVVLAIGRLSKVKGFDLLLAAWEQVAAAHPGWTLRIAGSGPDRGRLLDLAEERRLTGSVRFLGAVRDVGAQLDEAAVLAVSSRHEGFPMVILEAMAKGVPVVSFDCPSGPGEIITHGWDGLLVPPGDVDALATQLCVLIADEALRRRMGDRALRTSGRYDAAHVGAEWRRLLTELGGPR; this is encoded by the coding sequence GTGACCAGCGCCGTCAGGGCGGGCGGAGCACCGCCGCTCCTGGCGCTCGCGGGCCTGGGGACGGCTCTGCCGGCCGGGTTCGCCGCCCGCGCCCCGGGCTGGACCGGGGCGGACGCGGACCTGGGCGGGGTCGTCCTGGCGCACCGGGCCCCGTGGGCGACCGCGGTGGCGCGGGTGCTGGACGCCGGCTTCGGCGCGGCCACGGGGCTCGTCCTGGTGGCCGCGCTGGTCCTGGCCCTGGCCGCCACGCGGCGGATGCGGGCGGCCTGGCGCTCGCTGGCCGTCGTCGTGGCCGGCTGGGGCCCGGTCCCTCTGGTGCGGGCCGCGGTGGCCCGGCCCCGGCCGCCGGCGGCGCACGCCCTGGTGCTGGAGCAGGGCCCGCACGGCTATCCCAGCTCGCACGTGTGCCTGACGCTGTCGCTGGTGATCGCGTGCGCGCTGCTGGCCGGGTCGGCCGTGCCGCTGGTGCTGCGCGCGGACCGGCTGGGGGCGCTGGCCCTGCGGCTGGACAACCGGCGCCGGTCGTGGCGGGCCGGCCCGCCGGACGCGCGGCGGGTCACGATCCTGCTGCTGCACGCGTACGGGATGGGCGGCACGATCAGGACGGCGTTCAACCTGGCGGCGGTGCTGGCCGGCGACCACGACGTGGAGATCGTGAGCGTGACCAGGACCCGGGACCGGCCGTTCTTCCCGATCCCGCCGGGCGTGCGGGTCTCCTTCCTGACCGGGCGGCGCGCGCCGTGGCCGGCCCGGTGGCGCAGCCGGCTGATCCCGCGGCAGGAGACCGCCTACGACAAGTTCGACCTGCGTACCGACGTGGCGCTGGCGCGGTTCCTGCGCGGCCTGCGGGGCGGGGTCCTGATCACCACCCGGCCGGGGCTGAACCTGGCCGCCGCCCTGCTCGCCCCGCCGGGGGTGATCGTCATCGGGCAGGAGCACGTCGGCTTCGGCACGCACAAGCCCGCCGTGCGGCGGCTGATCGCCCGCCGTTACGGCCGGCTGGACGCCCTGGTCACGCTGACCCGCGCCGACCTGCACGCCTACCGCGCCGCGCTGGGGCCGGGCGCGCCCCGCCACCTGCTGCGCATCCCGAACGCGGTGCCGCCGGTGCGCGGCGGGCCGTCGCCGCTGACCGGGAAGGTGGTGCTGGCGATCGGCAGGCTGAGCAAGGTCAAGGGCTTCGACCTGCTGCTGGCGGCGTGGGAGCAGGTGGCCGCCGCGCACCCGGGCTGGACGCTGCGGATCGCCGGCTCAGGACCGGACCGCGGCCGGCTGCTCGACCTGGCGGAGGAGCGCCGCCTGACCGGGTCGGTGCGCTTCCTGGGCGCGGTGCGGGACGTGGGGGCGCAGCTCGACGAGGCCGCGGTGCTGGCGGTCAGCTCCCGGCACGAGGGGTTCCCCATGGTGATCCTGGAGGCGATGGCCAAGGGCGTGCCGGTGGTGTCCTTCGACTGCCCGTCCGGGCCGGGGGAGATCATCACGCACGGCTGGGACGGGCTGCTCGTCCCGCCCGGCGACGTGGACGCGCTGGCCACCCAGCTGTGCGTCCTGATCGCCGACGAGGCGCTGCGCCGCCGCATGGGCGACCGGGCGCTGCGCACCTCGGGCCGCTACGACGCCGCGCACGTCGGCGCGGAGTGGCGGCGGCTGCTCACGGAGCTGGGCGGCCCGCGGTAG
- a CDS encoding MoaD/ThiS family protein has protein sequence MTFRFSGALLRYVDYNRTAVIDAVDLGTALALLEERHPQLRPVLRDATGELRRTHQVFLNGERIPRPSPHLPLRDSDEVVLLTAIAAG, from the coding sequence ATGACCTTCCGCTTCAGCGGAGCCCTGCTGCGCTACGTCGACTACAACCGCACCGCCGTGATCGACGCGGTCGACCTCGGCACCGCGCTCGCCCTGCTGGAGGAGCGGCACCCGCAGCTGCGGCCGGTGCTGCGGGACGCGACCGGCGAGCTGCGGCGCACGCACCAGGTGTTCCTCAACGGCGAGCGCATCCCGCGGCCCAGCCCGCACCTCCCGCTGCGGGACTCCGACGAGGTGGTGCTGCTGACGGCCATCGCGGCCGGTTGA
- a CDS encoding TetR/AcrR family transcriptional regulator yields MPRISVKSRLVDSAEDVFRRQGFGGASVQDITTAAGVPKGSFYNHFPSKQALAVEIVRRYARGTDFSALAAGDGSSCAERLRRHFLAQAERTRATGVEFGCLLATFAGECASAGEPVRAAVREILDSWTAAVAATVAEGQESGELTASRPAGELAAFLIDSFEGATLRAKATGDQSAVPVQLDLALAALRAAPATAGRPAP; encoded by the coding sequence ATGCCACGGATCAGCGTGAAGAGCAGACTGGTCGACAGCGCCGAGGACGTCTTCCGCCGCCAGGGCTTCGGCGGCGCCAGCGTCCAGGACATCACCACGGCGGCGGGCGTCCCCAAGGGCTCCTTCTACAACCACTTCCCGAGCAAGCAGGCGCTCGCCGTCGAGATCGTCCGCCGCTACGCCCGCGGCACCGACTTCTCCGCCCTGGCCGCGGGCGACGGCTCCTCCTGCGCGGAACGGCTGCGCCGCCACTTCCTGGCCCAGGCCGAACGCACCCGCGCCACCGGCGTCGAGTTCGGCTGCCTGCTGGCCACCTTCGCCGGCGAGTGCGCCAGCGCGGGCGAGCCGGTCCGCGCCGCCGTCCGGGAGATCCTCGACTCCTGGACCGCCGCCGTGGCCGCCACCGTCGCCGAAGGACAGGAGTCCGGCGAGCTGACCGCCTCCCGCCCGGCCGGCGAGCTGGCCGCCTTCCTCATCGACTCCTTCGAGGGCGCGACGCTGCGGGCCAAGGCGACCGGCGACCAGTCGGCCGTGCCCGTCCAGCTCGACCTCGCCCTCGCCGCCCTGCGCGCCGCCCCGGCTACCGCGGGCCGCCCAGCTCCGTGA
- a CDS encoding sensor histidine kinase has translation MRGSPSRPRSLRWRVLTAISVVAAVTVTMFAVPLAIAVRDLYRNETVTALGRDATWIAAALPDENLERRRTVRLPAQVPAGLVVGVYSPAGRLLYGQGPAYSAVAARAGDGHPHDGREGGFLLASAPVPAEGGQAGVVRVGTPYAQVGERVDRAWLAMAGLALLAIALAAAFALRQSARLAAPLEQLTRAAQALGEGDFSIRPPRSDITEADAAGRALAATAGRLGEVLERERSFSANVSHQLRTQLTGLLLGLDAALARPGADLSAAIEVAVQRGERLRTVIDDLVGLARDTRTGSTPLDVPALLEEVRLDWHGPLAARGRGLHVTVPPDLPTVAASAPAVRQILRVLVDNALAHGEGEVSVDASAVGDALAIDVTDQGKGIDEDRDPFARRAGGDGHGIGLALARSLAEAEAGRLVLRRRSPPVFSLLLSPPAQ, from the coding sequence ATGCGAGGCAGCCCGTCGCGCCCGCGCTCGCTGCGCTGGCGCGTGCTCACCGCGATCAGCGTGGTGGCGGCGGTCACCGTCACGATGTTCGCGGTGCCGCTCGCGATCGCCGTGCGCGACCTGTACCGGAACGAGACCGTGACGGCGCTCGGCCGCGACGCCACCTGGATCGCCGCCGCGCTGCCGGACGAGAACCTGGAGCGCCGCCGGACGGTCCGGCTGCCCGCCCAGGTGCCCGCCGGGCTGGTCGTCGGCGTCTACTCCCCCGCCGGGCGCCTGCTGTACGGGCAGGGGCCGGCCTACTCGGCGGTCGCGGCGCGGGCCGGCGACGGGCATCCGCACGACGGGCGCGAGGGCGGGTTCCTGCTGGCCAGCGCGCCCGTCCCGGCCGAGGGCGGCCAGGCCGGGGTGGTGCGGGTGGGCACGCCGTACGCGCAGGTCGGCGAGCGCGTGGACCGGGCGTGGCTGGCGATGGCGGGCCTCGCCCTGCTGGCGATCGCGCTGGCGGCGGCGTTCGCGCTGCGCCAGTCGGCCCGGCTGGCCGCGCCGCTGGAGCAGCTCACCCGGGCCGCGCAGGCGCTCGGCGAGGGCGACTTCTCGATCCGGCCGCCCCGCTCCGACATCACCGAGGCCGACGCCGCCGGCCGGGCGCTGGCCGCCACCGCGGGCCGCCTCGGCGAGGTGCTGGAACGCGAGCGCTCCTTCAGCGCCAACGTCTCCCACCAGCTGCGCACCCAGCTCACCGGCCTGCTGCTGGGCCTGGACGCGGCGCTGGCCCGGCCGGGGGCCGACCTGAGCGCGGCCATCGAGGTCGCGGTGCAGCGCGGCGAGCGGCTGCGCACCGTCATCGACGACCTGGTCGGGCTGGCCCGCGACACCCGCACCGGCTCCACGCCGCTGGACGTGCCGGCCCTGCTGGAGGAGGTGCGCCTCGACTGGCACGGCCCGCTGGCCGCCCGGGGCCGCGGCCTGCACGTCACGGTGCCGCCCGACCTGCCGACGGTGGCCGCCTCCGCGCCGGCGGTGCGGCAGATCCTGCGGGTGCTGGTGGACAACGCGCTCGCGCACGGCGAGGGCGAGGTGTCGGTCGACGCCTCCGCGGTCGGCGACGCGCTCGCCATCGACGTCACCGACCAGGGCAAGGGCATCGACGAGGACCGCGACCCGTTCGCCCGGCGGGCGGGCGGCGACGGGCACGGCATCGGGCTGGCGCTGGCCAGGTCGCTGGCCGAGGCTGAGGCGGGGCGGCTGGTGCTGCGCCGCAGGTCACCGCCGGTCTTCAGCCTCCTGCTGTCGCCGCCCGCCCAGTAG
- a CDS encoding cytochrome P450: MADAIPEFPFDRPTALEPPPQLAELREHCPVAHVRLPSGDVATLVTRYDDARAVLADPRFSRDLARQGAARLATTEDGGLFNRSRSGPVAIREGQGHMRWRRLLSRWFTQRKMEVWRPRVQAMAEDLLDGMLAKGSPGNLTSGLALPLPVRVICALVGAPAEDQDKFAHWSRVMLTLTRYTQQEVDQAYREFNAYVSDLVDRHRADPGDDLLSELTQITDAEDGRLSRDELVSTVRGLLLAGHETTSNMIAIMTAMLLADRSRYEAVVDDPDLVPGTVEEVLRLDTTLSVIGGVPRFITEDVELSAARVPAGSTVIPNIPAANRDPGKFPDPDRFDPRRPNVAQHLTFGAGPHYCLGQPLARVELQVVLELLTSRLPGLNLRDHPDDLRLRTGGMSGGLQEVWVTW, from the coding sequence ATGGCTGACGCGATCCCCGAGTTCCCGTTCGACCGCCCGACCGCCCTGGAGCCGCCGCCGCAGCTCGCCGAGCTGCGCGAGCACTGCCCGGTCGCGCACGTACGGCTGCCGAGCGGCGACGTGGCGACCCTGGTCACCCGCTACGACGACGCCCGCGCCGTGCTGGCCGACCCGCGCTTCAGCCGCGACCTGGCCAGGCAGGGCGCGGCCCGGCTGGCCACCACGGAGGACGGCGGCCTGTTCAACCGGTCCAGGTCCGGCCCGGTGGCCATCCGCGAGGGGCAGGGCCACATGCGGTGGCGGCGGCTGCTGAGCCGCTGGTTCACCCAGCGCAAGATGGAGGTGTGGCGCCCGCGCGTCCAGGCCATGGCTGAAGACCTGCTGGACGGCATGCTCGCCAAGGGTTCCCCGGGCAACCTGACCTCCGGGCTCGCGCTGCCCCTCCCGGTGCGCGTCATCTGCGCCCTCGTCGGCGCCCCGGCCGAGGACCAGGACAAGTTCGCGCACTGGTCCCGCGTCATGCTCACGCTCACCCGCTACACGCAGCAGGAGGTCGACCAGGCCTACCGGGAGTTCAACGCGTACGTGTCGGACCTCGTCGACCGCCACCGCGCCGACCCCGGTGACGACCTGCTCAGCGAGCTGACCCAGATCACCGACGCCGAGGACGGCCGGCTCAGCAGGGACGAGCTGGTCTCGACCGTGCGCGGCCTGCTGCTGGCCGGCCACGAGACCACCTCCAACATGATCGCCATCATGACGGCGATGCTCCTCGCCGACCGCTCCCGCTACGAGGCCGTCGTCGACGACCCCGACCTCGTCCCCGGCACGGTGGAGGAGGTGCTGCGCCTGGACACCACGTTGTCGGTGATCGGCGGGGTGCCCCGGTTCATCACCGAGGACGTCGAGCTGAGCGCCGCCCGGGTGCCCGCCGGCAGCACCGTGATCCCCAACATCCCGGCCGCCAACCGCGACCCCGGCAAGTTCCCCGACCCCGACCGCTTCGACCCGCGGCGGCCGAACGTCGCCCAGCACCTCACCTTCGGCGCCGGCCCGCACTACTGCCTCGGCCAGCCGCTGGCCCGCGTGGAGCTCCAGGTCGTGCTCGAGCTGCTCACCTCCCGCCTGCCCGGCCTGAACCTCCGCGATCACCCCGACGACCTGCGGCTGCGCACCGGCGGCATGTCCGGCGGCCTCCAGGAGGTCTGGGTCACCTGGTGA